Proteins from a genomic interval of Drosophila melanogaster chromosome 2R:
- the CG10934 gene encoding uncharacterized protein, whose amino-acid sequence MVVVQGMYEVTELVAGSVGCVCLYIAGCNVLPMEHIPDLPSALFVLTAVLFLHHLRVMNCAPLQKLWLLLLELLVFYMCTQVVVLVWLQLLSHMNKLRDNAVNTRTGMYLFEAYPKVFMFLRQDVYYLGQLIMSVACTYKAIMVTHALDYALPNRRTYRYYETDENLGDGPRRPTRKSNQRSTPKKSTVRGRKK is encoded by the coding sequence ATGGTGGTTGTACAGGGAATGTACGAAGTCACGGAGCTGGTGGCTGGCAGCGTGGGATGCGTGTGTCTATACATCGCCGGATGCAATGTGCTGCCCATGGAGCATATTCCCGATCTTCCGTCGGCGCTGTTCGTCCTGACCGCCGTGCTTTTTCTCCATCATCTGAGGGTAATGAATTGCGCACCGCTGCAGAAGCTTTGGCTTTTGCTGCTGGAACTGTTGGTCTTCTATATGTGCACCCAGGTCGTGGTGCTTGTGTGGCTCCAGTTGCTCAGCCATATGAATAAACTGCGGGACAATGCAGTTAATACTCGTACCGGCATGTACCTTTTTGAAGCCTATCCAAAAGTCTTTATGTTTTTGCGCCAAGATGTCTACTATTTGGGGCAGCTTATCATGTCCGTGGCGTGCACCTACAAGGCGATAATGGTCACTCATGCCCTGGACTACGCCCTACCAAATCGCCGGACGTACAGATACTATGAGACAGATGAGAACTTAGGCGATGGTCCGCGGCGTCCTACCCGAAAGAGCAACCAGCGATCAACACCCAAGAAGAGCACCGTGCGTGGTCGCAAAAAATAG
- the CG46315 gene encoding uncharacterized protein, isoform A — MLRYRLVSTHFLKQP, encoded by the coding sequence ATGCTCAGATACCGTCTCGTGTCCACTCACTTCCTCAAGCAGCCGTAG
- the Dlish gene encoding dachs ligand with SH3s has protein sequence MAFLCPVRMRRDKKKATNASIERDLPAVGVLGMGRITGSSSIETLVRVGIEKEHGLSPDSKMVVLHDFTPCVDDELEVKRGQLVNILYRENDWVYVIGQDSRQEGFIPFSYCAPCNTQLADLAVKKKLPREQCPEQPIEENIPLLGTDNKLDVLCDETLNPGSANSIENTLLVEPECTPFVKEPSGRCIVLYTFIARDENDLSVERGEFVTVLNREDPDWFWIMRSDGQEGFVPASFIYPADSVRVLQQQKATLNAMETILQQGQQGQQSQQQQQPQLGLGTDDLRYHGTELVMLYDYKAQAPDDLYLSVRRGDWIYADLTNQTVDGWLWAYAPKTRKYGFIPKAYARPPAMTSL, from the exons ATGGCATTTCTTTGCCCCGTGCGCATGAGGCGCGACAAGAAGAAAG CTACAAATGCCAGCATTGAGAGGGACTTACCAGCTGTGGGTGTATTGGGCATGGGCCGCATAACTGGTTCCTCCAGCATTGAAACACTTGTAAGAGTGGGCATTGAAAAGGAACACGGTCTAAG TCCTGATTCCAAGATGGTTGTGCTGCACGACTTTACTCCTTGCGTGGATGATGAACTAGAGGTGAAGCGTGGACAGCTGGTTAATATCTTGTACAGAGAGAACGATTGGGTCTACGTGATTGGTCAGGACTCTAGGCAGGAGGGTTTCATACCCTTCTCTTATTGTGCTCCCTGCAACACGCAACTGGCGGATTTGGCTGTTAAGAAGAAACTGCCAAGGGAACAGTGTCCAGAGCAGCCGATCGAAGAGAATATACCACTTTTGGGCACGGATAACAAGCTGGATGTTCTTTGCGATGAAACCTTGAATCCTGGCTCCGCCAACAGCATAGAGAACACCCTGCTGGTGGAGCCAGAGTGTACTCCTTTCGTGAAGGAACCCTCCGGGCGCTGTATCGTCTTGTACACCTTTATAGCCAGGGACGAGAATGATTTGTCTGTGGAACGGGGTGAATTTGTTACCGTGCTAAATCGCGAGGATCCCGATTGGTTTTGGATAATGCGCAGTGATGGCCAGGAAGGATTTGTGCCAGCCAGCTTTATTTATCCTGCAGACAGTGTACGAGTTTTGCAGCAACAGAAAGCCACTTTAAATGCCATGGAGACCATTTTGCAGCAGGGTCAACAAGGTCAGCAgagccagcaacagcagcagcctcaATTGGGCTTGGGAACAGATGATCTACGCTACCATGGCACGGAGCTGGTGATGCTGTATGATTACAAAGCGCAAGCTCCAGACGATCTGTACCTTTCTGTGCGGAGAGGAGATTGGATTTACGCAGACTTAACCAATCAGACTGTTGATGGCTGGCTTTGGGCTTATGCTCCGAAAACCCGCAAATATGGATTCATCCCGAAAGCCTATGCCCGACCACCCGCGATGACCAGCCTTTAA